In Mycoplasmopsis phocirhinis, the DNA window TTTTTTGATATGCCAGAAAATAATGGTTTAAGAAACAAATTTATTGATAATATAACTGAAAATATCAAAAATTTAAATCCCCCACACTTAATACGTTTAAATGTTGGATTATATAAGCAAAAAGTAGACGAATTAAAAAATCTTGTAAATCAAATTGATACATATCAAACACAAAATTCGAACTTTACTAATCGTAATTCTAAAGAATTAACACAATTACTAAATAAAACAAAAAATATCTTAAATAATGAAGATTCTGTTGAATTTAATATTGATAATATACAAACAACAATATTGAGTTTAGAAGACGCCAAATTAAAAGCAACTGAATCTAATAATCTTTATCAAGAAATTATTAATAGCATTGAAAATAGTAATGAATTATATCCCGAATGAAAAATGATTTTAAAAGCCGATTTAGATGTTATTAATGATTTAAGTCAAACTACAGCTCTTCCAATAAAACAAAGAATTACCAATTTTAATGAAGAAGCTTTTATTAGTAAATTTAATAATTTAAGTAGTTTAAATCAAGCTCAAAAAAACTTTTTACTGAATACAATTAAAACGAGTGTTGATATTAATGCTATTAAACAAAAAATTAGTGAATTTAGACCTTTAAATGCTCAAATGAATACTTTAATAACTGAATTAAATTCGTTTGTAAATTTTGAGAATTTAATTGGTTTTAAAATATTAACACAAGATAAAAAAACACAAATATCAACAAAAATAAATGAAGTTAGAAATTCAATAAATTCAAATTTATCTATTGAGCAAATTAATAACAATATTTCAGCTTTGAATAATTTTCATATTATTTTTAGTGGTGAAGAAATTATTTCTAATTTAAATTCACGAATAAATAATTCGAATAATTTATATAAATTCCAAAAACTTGAATTAACAAATGAATTGAATAATGTAAACACAAATGCAAAAATTGAAGCACTAAAACAAAAAATAAATAATGAGATTAATTTAGATTACGTTAATAGTGATATAAATAATTTTGAATTTCTTTCAAATATTCAAAAACAAAACGCACTTAATTCTTTGCAAAATTCAACTAATAAAAATGATTATTTATTAAACAAACAAAACTATTTAAATCTTAATAATGCGGTTGAAAGTGCTAATTTGTTATTGGAGCAAGTTTCGAATATTGAAAATAATGAAAACTTTATCAATAATTATCAGTCAAATAAAGATGACCTTTTATTAAACATAAATAATTTAAAACAAAATTATTTGCAAAACCTGAATTCAAAAACAATTGTAGATCAAATAATTTTAATTAGGGAAAAATTACAACAATTAGAATTTCAATCGCTTGAATTTAATAAAGAACAAGTAAAAAATATTGCTTTAAATAATTATAATGAGGTAAAAACTCGTCTGTTAGAACAAAAAAGTCTCGTTCAAAATCAAAGCGAAATCTACAATAATATTATTGACGAAATTGATAAATTAATCATAGATACAGATTTTGAAAATTCAACCAATGATATAACAACTACGTCAATAGTTGCTAACACAAATGCTTTAAATTTATATTTAGCTCAAATTGATGACAAAAAAATTCAATCAAAAAATCAATATGATAAAAAACAACGAAAAATTGCATTTGAGCATTTTAGTAATTCGTTTAACTTTATCTTAAGCCAAGAGATTAAAGATACCAATTTGCCAACTCAAATTTTCCCCCAACAATTACAAAAATCAGTAAATGACCAAAATTATGCGATTTTAAATATTAATTTATTAACAAACAACTCAAACGGTAGTTTAGAAATTATTTACACAATAAGTGATATCAACAATGAATTTTCAATTAATAAAAGACAAAATATCACTGGTTTATTAACAAATCAAAATATTGAGGATGAACAAGAACTGCAAAGAGCAAAAAAACAATATGAGTTAAAATTTGTTGAAGCGAATGAATATTCAAATAATTTAGTGAGTGAAATTTATTCAGAATTAAAAAATAATTTTGTAAATGATATTAATCGCTATTCAACTCCTGAACAAAAAGTAGAAATATTTAATAATTATGTTTCATCGTTAACTGAACTGATAGAACAAACAAAAATTAAAAAACAAGAAATTGATGATGTTTTAAAAATCAAGGAAAATGAAGTTAAAAATAAACTAAATCAAAAACAAAAGTTAATTAATATAGCGAAAAATAAAATAGACGAATCATTAGATTTTGCTGATCAAAATTGAAATTTAACACAATTAGCAAACAAAATAGATGAGTTTAAATTGAGATTAAACACATATAAACAAAATTTAGACAAACTTGGTTTAAATGAAGAACAAATAAATATAATTTCCCAAAATGCTTCAACATATTTTATTGAAACAAAAAATTTTATTAACAATTTTATCAGCACATATTTCAATGAAATATTTAATAAAATCACTTTCTCGGTTTTAAATGAAAAAAGTATTAATTTAATAGGTGTGGAAGATATTATGTCAAATGTTGATGATAACGAAGTCAAAATATCTATTGTAAATATTGCTAGAAATATAGTTGAATCTAAAATAGTGCTTAATTATATTGCCAATTACAAAAATTTAACCAGATCAGGTGAATTTGAAATTAGTATTCCATCACAAAATGAAGTAAATAGTCTAAAATCCGAAATTAACACTAATTCTAATAACGATACTAAAAATAATACAGATGAAATAGATAATGAGATCACTAAACCTGACAATACTAAAAATTCTTCGCATAATAATTTAATAAATAATGTCGCTAGCGAACAAAGTGAAAAAAATTCAAATTTCAATAAAAATTATTTATTTTTATTGATAATTCCATTTTTGATAGGAATTCCTGCTATTGTTATTCCAATTTTAAAATCAAAGAAAAAATAATTTAAACAATCGGCAACGATTGTTTTTTACAAAAACAAATTACCTTACATTTAAGGTAATGCTTCTGTATTAATTTAAAAAAATATTAATTATTTTTTAATATTGGTGCTAATTGTCTATAATGATAAATAAACATTTTTTAAAAGGAGAAAAAATGAGTGAAAGAAAAATTAAAAGAAAAAATGAATATTATTATAATTCAGTTTCGCCAATTGAATATTATCAAAATGGTTTTCAAGGTCGATTAAGAAGTGTAAATTGAAATTGAATAAATGATGACAAAGATTTAGAAGTTTGAAATAGAGTGACACAAAATTTTTGATTACCAGAAAAAATACCGGTTTCTAATGACTTAAAATCATGAAATACATTAGATAAAAAATGACAACAATTAATAACAAGAACTTTTACGGGTTTAACATTATTAGACACAGTTCAAGCAACTGTATCCGACGTGGCTCAAATTCCACATTCAACTACAGACCACGAACAAGTAATTTATGCAAATTTTGCTTTTATGGTGGGTGTGCATGCTCGCAGTTATGGCACAATTTTTAGTACATTATGTTCAAGCGAACAAATTGAAGAAGCGCATGAATGAGTTGTTAACAATGATGCCTTACAAGCTAGAGCAAAGGCGCTAATACCATATTATGTTGGTGATGATCCCCTAAAATCAAAAGTTGCATCAGCATTAATGCCTGGTTTTTTATTATACGGAGGTTTTTATTTACCGTTTTATTTAGCAGCTAGATCTAAATTACCTAATACAAGTGATATTATTAGATTAATTTTAAGAGATAAAGTAATTCATAATTATTACAGTGGTTATAAATACCAACGCAAAATTGAAAAATATTCAAAACAAAAACAAGAAGAAATGAAAAAGTTTGTTTTTGATTTAACTTTTGAATTAATTGAATTAGAGAAAAAGTTTTTATATGAACTTTATGAAGGTTTTCATTTAAGTGACGGGGAAAATTTAGCCGAAGATGTTATTAAATTTAGTTTATATAATGCTGGTAAGTTTTTGCAAAATTTAGGTTATGAATCTCCTTTTACTGAAGAACAAACTAAAATAAAACCTGAAGTGTTCGCTCAACTGTCAGCAAGAGCTGATGAAAATCATGATTTTTTCTCCGGCAACGGAAGTAGTTATGTAATGGGTGTTAGCGAAGAAACAGAAGATGAAGATTGGGAGTTTTAATTATGAATAAAAATTATGTGGAACTTGAACATATAAATAAACCACAAGGCGAAATTCATTGTGTATATTTCAGTACTAATACTAAAAATACTGAAACATTTGTCAATAAATTAGGTTTTAATTCAACAGCTATTCCATATGAAATAAATAACAAAATTGAAGTTAATTTTGATTATGTTTTATTTTGTCCGACATATTCGGGTGGAGGAGAATTTCGCGAAGGTGCAGTGCCTAAACAGGTTATTCAATTTTTAAATAATGAACAAAATAGAAAATATTGCCGTGGTGTCATTAGTTCGGGCAATACTAATTTTAATGATACATACGCGATTGCTGGACCTATAATTTCAAGTAAATTAAAAGTTCCTTTACTTTATCAATACGAATTACGTGGAACTAAAAGCGATGTTGAAAATGTACAAAAAATACTAAATAAATTTTGAGGAAAATATGAATAATGAAATAAAGAATAAACTGAACGAAGAAGATGATAAGTATATAGCCTTTAATGCTATTTCGGGGCTTAAATTTAACGATAAATATGATTTTAATGCTGATAAAGAAGCTGTAAAAAGATATTTAAGTTCACACGTGCAAACAAAAACCAAATATTTTGAAAACGAAGAACAAAGATTGAGTTTTTTACTGAAAAATGATTATTATGAACAAAATTTAGTTGATAAATATGGTTTTGAAAATGTTATTTTCTTAACCAAATATGCTTTGAATTTAAAGCACGAGTTTCCAAGTTTTATGGGAGCATTAAAATTTTATTCTACTTATTGTATGAAAACATTTGATGAAAATTTATATTTAGAAACTTATTCACATAGAGTAGTAATGAATGCGTTATTGTTGGCAAATGGTGATTTTAATCTTGCAAAAGATATTATTAAAGATATTATAGATGGTTGTTTTCAGCCAGCCACACCAACATTTTTAAATGCAGGTAAAAAACAACGTGGTGAATATGTTTCTTGCTATTTATTACGTGTAGAGGACAATATGGAATCTATAGCAAGAGCAATTTCAACTTCATTGCAATTATCAAAAAGAGCAGGTGGAGTAAGTTTATGTTTAACTAATTTGCGAGAATTTGGTGCAGCAATTAAAAAAATACAAAACCAATCTTCTGGCATTATTCCAGTTATGAAAATACTTGAAGATTCATTTAGTTATGCCAATCAACTTGGCCAAAGACCTGGTGCTGGAGCAGTGTACTTAAATGTTCATCACCCAGATGTGTTGTCGTTTTTAGATACAAAACGTGAAAATGCTGACGAAAAAATAAGAATAAAATCATTATCTTTAGGCTTAATTATTCCCGATATTACATTTCAATTAGCAAAAGAAAATAAGCAAATGGCTTTATTTTCGCCAAAGGATATTAAAGATTTTTATGGCATACCAATGAGCGATATTTCAATCACCCAAAAATATGATGAATTAGTGAATAATCCTAAAATTAAAAAAACCTACATTAATGCTCGTAAACTTTTCCAAACAATTTCAGAATTACATTTTGAATCTGGTTATCCTTATATTCTTTTCGATGATACAGTTAACGCTAATAACGCACACCCACAACAAGGTAGGATTGTGATGTCAAATTTATGTTCTGAAATTGCTCAAGTTTCAACTCAAAGCACATATTCAAGTGATTTAACAATTCAGCAATTAGGCCAAGATATTTCATGTAATTTAGGCAGTTTGAATATTGATAAATTAATGAAATCAGGTAAGCAATTTGCTCATATTGTTGAACGCTCAATTAGGGCTTTAGATACTGTTTCGCGAGTTGCTAATTTATCTTGTGCCCCAAGCATTGAATTTGGCAACAATAGCAATCACGCACTAGGATTAGGAGCAATGAATATGCATGGGTTTTTAGCCACACATAATATTTATTATGCTTCTGTTGAAGCGTTAGATTTTACAAATATTTTCTTTTATACAGTGGCATATTATGCTTATTCAGCGTCAAATAAATTAGCTCGTGAAAAAGGCAAATTTAAAGATTTTGATACATCTAATTATGCTAATGGTAAATATTTAGCAAAATATACTCAATGCGAAGATCATAAATTTAAACCTAAAACTCAACAAATTATTGATATTTTTGATAAATATCAAGTTAAAATTCCAACGAAAACTGATTGAATTGAACTGGACCAACAAATTCAAAAATATGGTTTAGCCAATTCTCATTTAATGGCAATTGCTCCAACTGGTAGTATTTCATATTTATCTTCATGTACTCCTTCACTTCAACCTGTTGTTGCACCTGTGGAAGTGCGCAAGGAAGCTAAAGTTGGTAGAGTTTATGTTCCCGCATATAATATAACAAATGAAAATCTTAAATTTTATCAAGATGGAGCATATGAATTAGGTCCTAACCCAATTATAGATTTAGTAGCTACAGCTCAACAACATATTGATCAGGCAATTTCATTGACTTTATTTATGACAGATAAAACTACTACAAGAGATTTAAATAAAGCTTATATAAGAGCATTTAGCAAAAAATGTAGTTCTATTTATTATGTTAGAGTGCGTCAGGATGTTTTAGAAGGTAGTGAAAATCTTGAGTGTGAATCTTGTATGATTTAATGTTTTAAAAAAGTTAACATCAAACGATGTTAACTTTTAATAATTCATTAATTCTTCGTATTCATCAAGTGTGCCGTGGTAAATAAAACTTTTATCCGGTGCTATTTCTAAAATAACATTAGCTACTTGATTTACTAAAGCACGATTATAAGTGGTAAAAATTGCTCCACCCTTGTAGTTTTTTAAGCCACTAATTAATGAATCTATGCTTTCGGCGTCTAGATGATCTAAAGGTTGATCTAAAACCAAAAAATTTGCCTCCAATAACATCATTCTCGAAAACATAAGTCGCGCTTTTTCGCCTCCTGAAGTTACGCTTACATCTTTAAAAACTGTATCGTTAGAAAAAAGCATACGGCCTAAAAAACCACGCATTCTTTGATCTGAAACATCTCTTGTTTCTTCGGTGGTATTTTCAAGAGGTCATTGTGAAATTCAATCTAAAATACTCATTTGTTGAGTAAAATATTTTTTATTATCATTTGGATAATAGGTGTGTTTGATTGTTTGTCCTCATTTAACACTACCACTTGTAGGTTGTTTTAAACCTAAAAGAACTTCTAATAAACGAGTTTTAGCAATATCATCATCACCAATTAAAACCATTTTTTCACCTTTGGATAAAGTAAAAGAAACATTTTGAAACATTACTTTGCCGTTTTCTTCATATGAAATAGATTCAACTGCTAAAATATCTTTTCCAGGTTCGCGGTTAATATCTCAATTTATATATGGATATTTACGATTAGAAGGTTTAATTTCATCTAAAGTTATTTTTTCTAGAGATTTTTTTCGCGAAGTAGCTTGGCGTGATTTAGAAGCATTAGCACTAAAGCGAGCAATGAATTGTTTTAATTTTTCAATTTGTACTTCTTTTTTGGCATTTTGTTGTTTTGTTAATTCAAGTGCTAATTGACTACTTTCTTTTCAAAAAGTATAATTACCTGTGTATATTCGTGCCTCATTGAAATCGATATCAACTATATGAGTACAAATGTTGTCTAAAAAATCACTATCATGGCTTACAACAATTACAACGTTATTATATTCAGCTAAAAAATTTTCAAGTCATTTAATTGAGCGCAAATCTAGATGGTTTGTTGGCTCATCCATTATTAAAATGTCTGGATTACCAAAAAGTGCTTTGGCCAATAAAACTTTAATTTTTTGGTTAGCACTCAATTGATTCATTGGTAAATCTCATTTTTGTTTAGGTATTTGTAAACCTGAAAGCAATTCTTGGGCATCGTTTTCAGCTGTTCAACCTCCTAATTCTCCGAATTTTTCTTCTAATTCGCTGGCACGAGTATAATCTTCCATACTAGCATCAGGGTTAGCGTAAATAGCGTCTTTTTCAGCTTTAATTTTGTATAAGTCAGTGTTGCCCATAACCACAACATCAGTAACAATTAAATCGTCATAAGCATTATGATCTTGACTTAAAACACTAATTCTGCGATTTTTTTCAACAATTATTTGGCCACTAGAAGACTCAATTTCACCTGAAATGATTTTTAAAAAAGTTGACTTGCCGGCTCCATTGGCACCAATGATTCCGTAAGTGTTACCCTCTGTAAATTTTAAATTTACATTTTCAAAAAGTTTTTTATCACTAAATATTTTACTTAAATTTTGTACTTCTAACATAAAACCTCCATAATATTTTCAATTATAACAAAATATTAATTTTACTTTATATGCGTGTAAGTACAATAAAAAAAGATATTATTTTTTAATTATTTCTATATTCTTTTTGATATTGGTGTTCAACAAAACGGAAAATAGATTTCATTTTTTCAATTTTTTCTTCCATTTGATCTAAGGAATCACTATCTAAAATCATATTATTATTGATTTCGTTCTGGAATTGTTGACGTTTATTTTTACTAATAAATTTTAAATATTTGTCAATATTCTCTTTTTCTTTATTTCACGCTGATATTTTGATACTTTTTAGGTAATTGTTATATGCTTTTTCGCCTTCTTTTGGGTCTTTTAAGTATGCATTTATTACATCATAATTCATATAGGCTAAATATGGTATTGAAACATCAACTTCAATGCCATCTTGGGTGTATGGTAACTCATTTTCCTTGTTTATTTCATTTTGCGACCCAGAAAATCAAGCATTATTAGACGATATTTCTAAACTGGTTCCATCAGGCAAAACTAAAGGCAAAATTGAAAACATTCCACCACCAGATTTATTGCCTATAATTGTAGCTAATTTGTTAGTTTTAGCGATATGAGTTAACAAATTGGCAGCACTGAAAGTATTGATACCTGTTAATATATATCATTGATAATTTGGATAACCATCTTTTAAATCATATTTATCATCTTTATTAACATCTACACGATATTTAGAATATGATAATTGTTTATTAATTGTTTCATAAAAATAAATTTGTTGATCCTGATTAGTTAAAAAGCCAACAACTTTTTCCATCGCTGCAATTGAACCACCGCCGTTAAGTGATAAATCTAGAATTATTTTTTTGATTGGCGTTGGATTTTGTTTGATTAATTCCATTGCTTTATACATTTTTTCAAAACTATCATATTCGTGTTTTGTTTCTTTACTTAAATCTTCATTTGAACCCACTATAAATTGATCTAAATAAATTATTGCTGTGTCATTATGAAAACTAACAAATTTATTTTCTTGTTGAGTAAGTGCTGCGTTGCGAATTTTTCTTAAAATATTTAATCAGGCAATATATTCATTAACTTTTTGGCTGCGTGCTGAACCGTATGGATTTGCGCGATAATCTTGTGGATGATAATATGAACCTGATTGTATTGATGAATGTAATTCATTTAATTGTTCGTAGAATAAATTTTCGTATGCGCTGGTATTTTGATTGATATCTACTGATAACATTTTTTCTTTTAACCCAGTTTTAGCAAAGTATTCATCAAAACTATTAACATTATTTTGTTGAAGAAAAGTCTTTCTTAAACCATAAAAATTATCGAAAACAAACAATAAAAAATTATAGTTATTTTTTCTAAATTGCTTTGATTGTGGTTTTTCATTATTTGGGTTATTCATTATCAAATTGTATTCATTGGCATCTATATCTTTATTAATTACTGTGCTAACCCCAATAAATTTTTCGTTGTTGAAATAAATATTATAGTAGTTTTGGCTAAAGAAAAGGAAATTGAAAAGCGAAAACGGTAAATAAATATCATTATTTTTTGATTGAATACTCATTTGGTATTTATTTAAATCAAACTCATTTATTTTTGAATCAGAAAGTTGCGTAGTTGTGGTTGATTTATATTCAATTCTCTTACCATAATCAACAGTTGAAGAATTTTTTAGAATTTGGAACACATCTAAATTACTCATTAAAATTTTATTTTGCTTCAAATCAAAAATAATTTCATTTTCTCTATTAGAGTAATGAATTTTATCTTGTTTTTTGGATTTAAATTTAAAAAACTGAGGGTTTGTAACTCCTTCAATTTTTTTGATAAATTCATTGACATTGATATATAAATCTTGATTTTGAGGGTTAATGTATGTGTTGATTTTAACATTATTAATTTTGTATTGATTTGAATTATTTACAAATTCATATTGTTTATTAAATTCTAAATTTTTTGGTGGCGTATTATCATTTTTGAAATTATT includes these proteins:
- the nrdI gene encoding class Ib ribonucleoside-diphosphate reductase assembly flavoprotein NrdI produces the protein MNKNYVELEHINKPQGEIHCVYFSTNTKNTETFVNKLGFNSTAIPYEINNKIEVNFDYVLFCPTYSGGGEFREGAVPKQVIQFLNNEQNRKYCRGVISSGNTNFNDTYAIAGPIISSKLKVPLLYQYELRGTKSDVENVQKILNKFWGKYE
- a CDS encoding ABC-F family ATP-binding cassette domain-containing protein, whose protein sequence is MLEVQNLSKIFSDKKLFENVNLKFTEGNTYGIIGANGAGKSTFLKIISGEIESSSGQIIVEKNRRISVLSQDHNAYDDLIVTDVVVMGNTDLYKIKAEKDAIYANPDASMEDYTRASELEEKFGELGGWTAENDAQELLSGLQIPKQKWDLPMNQLSANQKIKVLLAKALFGNPDILIMDEPTNHLDLRSIKWLENFLAEYNNVVIVVSHDSDFLDNICTHIVDIDFNEARIYTGNYTFWKESSQLALELTKQQNAKKEVQIEKLKQFIARFSANASKSRQATSRKKSLEKITLDEIKPSNRKYPYINWDINREPGKDILAVESISYEENGKVMFQNVSFTLSKGEKMVLIGDDDIAKTRLLEVLLGLKQPTSGSVKWGQTIKHTYYPNDNKKYFTQQMSILDWISQWPLENTTEETRDVSDQRMRGFLGRMLFSNDTVFKDVSVTSGGEKARLMFSRMMLLEANFLVLDQPLDHLDAESIDSLISGLKNYKGGAIFTTYNRALVNQVANVILEIAPDKSFIYHGTLDEYEELMNY
- the nrdE gene encoding class 1b ribonucleoside-diphosphate reductase subunit alpha translates to MNNEIKNKLNEEDDKYIAFNAISGLKFNDKYDFNADKEAVKRYLSSHVQTKTKYFENEEQRLSFLLKNDYYEQNLVDKYGFENVIFLTKYALNLKHEFPSFMGALKFYSTYCMKTFDENLYLETYSHRVVMNALLLANGDFNLAKDIIKDIIDGCFQPATPTFLNAGKKQRGEYVSCYLLRVEDNMESIARAISTSLQLSKRAGGVSLCLTNLREFGAAIKKIQNQSSGIIPVMKILEDSFSYANQLGQRPGAGAVYLNVHHPDVLSFLDTKRENADEKIRIKSLSLGLIIPDITFQLAKENKQMALFSPKDIKDFYGIPMSDISITQKYDELVNNPKIKKTYINARKLFQTISELHFESGYPYILFDDTVNANNAHPQQGRIVMSNLCSEIAQVSTQSTYSSDLTIQQLGQDISCNLGSLNIDKLMKSGKQFAHIVERSIRALDTVSRVANLSCAPSIEFGNNSNHALGLGAMNMHGFLATHNIYYASVEALDFTNIFFYTVAYYAYSASNKLAREKGKFKDFDTSNYANGKYLAKYTQCEDHKFKPKTQQIIDIFDKYQVKIPTKTDWIELDQQIQKYGLANSHLMAIAPTGSISYLSSCTPSLQPVVAPVEVRKEAKVGRVYVPAYNITNENLKFYQDGAYELGPNPIIDLVATAQQHIDQAISLTLFMTDKTTTRDLNKAYIRAFSKKCSSIYYVRVRQDVLEGSENLECESCMI
- the nrdF gene encoding class 1b ribonucleoside-diphosphate reductase subunit beta, coding for MSERKIKRKNEYYYNSVSPIEYYQNGFQGRLRSVNWNWINDDKDLEVWNRVTQNFWLPEKIPVSNDLKSWNTLDKKWQQLITRTFTGLTLLDTVQATVSDVAQIPHSTTDHEQVIYANFAFMVGVHARSYGTIFSTLCSSEQIEEAHEWVVNNDALQARAKALIPYYVGDDPLKSKVASALMPGFLLYGGFYLPFYLAARSKLPNTSDIIRLILRDKVIHNYYSGYKYQRKIEKYSKQKQEEMKKFVFDLTFELIELEKKFLYELYEGFHLSDGENLAEDVIKFSLYNAGKFLQNLGYESPFTEEQTKIKPEVFAQLSARADENHDFFSGNGSSYVMGVSEETEDEDWEF
- a CDS encoding S41 family peptidase, with the protein product MRRNYKTKIKLKFLFASLVPVLTLPLSVLACTNNFKNDNTPPKNLEFNKQYEFVNNSNQYKINNVKINTYINPQNQDLYINVNEFIKKIEGVTNPQFFKFKSKKQDKIHYSNRENEIIFDLKQNKILMSNLDVFQILKNSSTVDYGKRIEYKSTTTTQLSDSKINEFDLNKYQMSIQSKNNDIYLPFSLFNFLFFSQNYYNIYFNNEKFIGVSTVINKDIDANEYNLIMNNPNNEKPQSKQFRKNNYNFLLFVFDNFYGLRKTFLQQNNVNSFDEYFAKTGLKEKMLSVDINQNTSAYENLFYEQLNELHSSIQSGSYYHPQDYRANPYGSARSQKVNEYIAWLNILRKIRNAALTQQENKFVSFHNDTAIIYLDQFIVGSNEDLSKETKHEYDSFEKMYKAMELIKQNPTPIKKIILDLSLNGGGSIAAMEKVVGFLTNQDQQIYFYETINKQLSYSKYRVDVNKDDKYDLKDGYPNYQWYILTGINTFSAANLLTHIAKTNKLATIIGNKSGGGMFSILPLVLPDGTSLEISSNNAWFSGSQNEINKENELPYTQDGIEVDVSIPYLAYMNYDVINAYLKDPKEGEKAYNNYLKSIKISAWNKEKENIDKYLKFISKNKRQQFQNEINNNMILDSDSLDQMEEKIEKMKSIFRFVEHQYQKEYRNN